Proteins encoded together in one Onychomys torridus chromosome 1, mOncTor1.1, whole genome shotgun sequence window:
- the Aldh1a3 gene encoding aldehyde dehydrogenase family 1 member A3 — protein sequence MATTNGAVENGQPDGKLPALPRPIRNLEVKFTKIFINNDWHGSKSGKKFATYNPSTLEKICEVEEGDKPDVDKAVEAAQAAFQRGSPWRQLDALKRGQLLHQLADLVERDRAILATLETMDTGKPFLHAFFMDLEGCIKTFRYFAGWADKIQGRTIPTDNNVVCFTRHEPIGVCGAITPWNFPLLMLAWKLAPALCCGNTVVLKPAEQTPLTALYLGSLIKEVGFPPGVVNIVPGFGPTVGAAISSHPQINKIAFTGSTEVGKLVKEAASRSNLKRVTLELGGKNPCIVCADADLDLAVECAHQGVFFNQGQCCTAASRVFVEEQIYGEFVRRSVEYAKKRLVGDPFDAKTEQGPQIDQKQFDKILELIESGKKEGAKLECGGSAMEDRGLFIKPTVFSDVTDNMRIAKEEIFGPVQPILKFKNLEEVIKRANSTDYGLTAAVFTKNLDKALKLASALESGTVWVNCYNAFYTQAPFGGFKMSGNGREL from the exons ATGGCCACCACCAACGGGGCTGTGGAAAATGGACAGCCGGATGGGAAACTGCCTGCCCTGCCGCGCCCCATCCGCAACTTGGAGGTTAAGTTCACCAAG ATATTTATCAACAACGACTGGCATGGATCCAAGAGCGGAAAAAAGTTTGCCACATACAACCCTTCGACTCTGGAGAAAATCTGTGAGGTAGAAGAAGGTGATAAG CCCGATGTGGACAAGGCCGTGGAGGCTGCACAAGCCGCCTTCCAGCGGGGTTCCCCGTGGCGCCAGCTGGATGCCCTAAAGCGAGGCCAGTTACTGCACCAGCTGGCTGATCTTGTGGAAAGGGACCGTGCCATCCTGGCC ACCCTGGAGACCATGGACACCGGGAAACCATTCCTTCACGCCTTTTTCATGGACCTGGAGGGCTGTATTAAGACCTTCAGATATTTTGCCGGGTGGGCAGACAAAATCCAGGGCAGGACCATCCCCACAG ATAACAATGTTGTGTGCTTTACCAGGCATGAGCCCATTGGGGTGTGTGGAGCCATTACACCA TGGAACTTCCCCCTGCTGATGCTGGCCTGGAAACTGGCTCCTGCCCTGTGCTGTGGGAACACCGTGGTCCTGAAGCCAGCTGAGCAGACACCCCTTACTGCCCTGTACCTTGGCTCTCTTATCAAAGAG GTCGGGTTCCCTCCGGGTGTGGTGAACATCGTGCCAGGCTTTGGGCCCACAGTGGGAGCAGCAATCTCCTCTCATCCACAGATCAACAAGATAGCCTTCACAGGGTCCACAGAG GTTGGAAAGCTGGTTAAAGAAGCCGCCTCCCGGAGCAACCTGAAGCGGGTCACGCTGGAGCTGGGGGGCAAGAACCCGTGCATCGTGTGTGCCGACGCTGACT TGGACTTGGCTGTGGAGTGTGCTCACCAGGGGGTGTTCTTCAACCAAGGCCAGTGCTGCACGGCCGCCTCCAGGGTGTTCGTGGAAGAGCAAATCTACGGAGAGTTTGTGAGGAGGAGTGTGGAATATGCCAAGAAGAGGCTAGTTGGAGACCCCTTCGATGCCAAAACTGAGCAGGGGCCCCAG ATCGATCAAAAGCAGTTTGACAAAATCCTTGAGCTGATTGAgagtgggaagaaagaaggggccAAGCTAGAATGTGGGGGGTCagccatggaggacagaggactgTTCATCAAACCCACTGTCTTCTCAGATGTTACCGACAACATGAGGATTGCCAAAGAGGAG ATTTTTGGACCAGTGCAGCCAATACTGAAGTTCAAAAATCTCGAAGAAGTGATCAAAAGGGCAAACAGCACTGACTATGGACTCACGGCGGCAGTGTTCACCAAAAACCTCGACAAAGCCCTGAAGCTGGCTTCGGCGCTGGAGTCGGGCACAGTCTG GGTCAACTGCTACAATGCCTTCTACACACAGGCTCCGTTTGGTGGCTTCAAAATGTCTGGAAATGGCAGAGAACTGTAA